One Podarcis raffonei isolate rPodRaf1 chromosome 3, rPodRaf1.pri, whole genome shotgun sequence genomic region harbors:
- the NHSL1 gene encoding NHS-like protein 1 isoform X3 — protein MKKESASKSFRLKPNPGSLSRAVSWINFSTLSKQTKRLFRSDGELTSICGQQVEEDESWTYRPQHRNAVSNLDEESRWTVHYTAPWHQQENVFLPTSRPPCVEDLHRQAKLNLKSVLRECDKLRRDGYRSSQYYSQGPTFSSSSSAICGSHHDDYEEIEQKCSTPSPEEEKLISIKRPKTPVSNEFSDINTQTNWTKSLPLPTPEEKMRQQAQAVQTDVIPINVTGENFDRQASIRRSLIYTDTVVRRPKKVKRRKTITGVPDNIQRELVGTGKNDFRGHSLCVPDHYSTLGRLDSYHSSMQQSDTKDSGCQTEEVKVVPPSVRRIRAQKGQGIAAQMSQLSSSSGNMSVMSDSAGVVFASRLNDDLGFHSLPRSGARVSLQFLERRHSLSKSTEGGALSHQISKLQVDDSIDHMRNNSRTGMLQRPKSQEVKGSESDQTESLACMVSPHSMYSTSIIPNATLSSSSEVIVIHTTQSAGAMDSKITNPSSYTKPRDNLVVNSMVGTKDQQHSSSGTWSETSSTHHSRSSDTAVSSNAAMVLSLADSGVSLSGAGAVGNAPQSMTYSSRNNLSFPAHSQDSDSRSESNYSVDKTQSQVQNSTEHCGLKRSGKEEVLLHKLNCATPGCSTPVSNLSTSSLERVSAKEDSSSLYSVDHDGYYTSMHMDSGLKSGKTCNSNNGFGNPRHSVINVFDGTEKKSLGDLSNYSDKSLSRSISFKKAKKPPLPPSRTDSLRRIPKKKTQSNGQVLDDMLIASLQHSLQLNLKCKNGSSPSQSPCSDYDDPWVLRSRSQSSVSASSSMMSGTGLNMYSICTVTSSQSETSSIRSEYADQWGYYSDCPGMPEDQLKSPVVHSANAGPRLNDYNVSRLNDGSRASTPQVPSGLAKPKTTSPEKPHRVTSPSSGYSSQSNTPTAVTPVPVILKSMSTGNGKPKMKPKVPERKSSLLSSVSVSSSSTSLSSNTSAEGSGSVKKSDSGPSFPLVSSPDSSEYLLPPPPPPSSDVMDLPPPPGSPNFPPPPPEAVINISFSQSIPWFNYLPQDPSLDHFSPSSPPVPSPPLPPPVPSSVPPPAPPLDPKLTKGAYKNAPCSFKKYNKEGSSHSTIKRASLKKEDPARPSMPLVTTQALQMVQLRSVKKTVVSEVEQPVESASDINSQEKSTDVLSGQLPIKPGVSVGHCDSLEEGEVKPHGAFDNTFVYSPNQRSYPGLCGNYELSSGTMPGNAGNLANSFASDLPPASVEEAAQGFCSDLASSSLEGQPGCLHKPQGVSPNKKPPPVSKKPKLFLIVPPPQPDVTAEKIAGVGETVRIAPGDAAIAQYSQAEDYPTDGLCSYEMDSGSLVPEGGAAGSTSCETLEVSVSALQPKQEEQPCLCERSSSNRIGDSVSRGDGHASQGDESAEGFESDAANSFLLQSPSYGEDSEVVAVPTRPRTTEDLFAAIHRSKRKVLGRKDSEDDHTRNHSPSPPVTPTGASPNLASLKQAGSIQRNIRKSSTSNDNFKALLLKKGSRSDTSSRMSAAEMLKNTDPRFQRAKADSSWEPTDSSTSCSPTKSRRAQEEWAKSEGLMPRSLSFSSARYGRSRTPPSAASSKYNVRNRIQSSPMTVISEGDVEPFEPAESRTCRSLDEEQFDVFDSDEMDINEDVGSSENSTTRPDLITG, from the exons TGTTCGACCCCTTCTCCTGAGGAGGAGAAGCTTATTAGCATCAAGAGACCCAAAACACCAGTTTCAAATGAATTCTCTGATATCAACACTCAAACAAATTGGACCAAATCACTTCCATTGCCAACACCGGAGGAGAAAATGCGACAGCAGGCTCAAGCAGTCCAAACTGATGTTATACCTATTAACGTAACTG gggagaattttgaccGCCAAGCCAGCATACGGAGGTCTCTAATTTACACAGATACTGTGGTAAGGCGGCCGAAGAAAGTGAAAAGGAGAAAGACTATTACAGGAGTCCCTGACAACATCCAAAGAGAGCTAG TTGGCACTGGTAAAAACGACTTCCGTGGCCATTCATTATGTGTCCCTGACCACTATTCCACACTAGGAAGGCTTGATAGCTATCACTCTTCCATGCAGCAGTCTGACACCAAGGACTCCGGCTGTCAGACGGAGGAAGTCAAAGTGGTGCCACCTTCAGTGAGGCGAATACGTGCCCAGAAAGGTCAAGGAATTGCAGCCCAGATGTCACAGTTGTCCAGTTCTTCTGGAAACATGTCTGTGATGAGTGATTCCGCTGGGGTTGTGTTTGCCTCCCGCCTAAACGATGACCTGGGTTTTCATAGTCTACCTCGGTCTGGGGCAAGGGTGTCCCTACAGTTCCTGGAACGTAGACATAGCCTGTCCAAGTCAACAGAAGGTGGAGCACTGTCACACCAGATAAGCAAACTGCAAGTGGATGATAGCATAGACCACATGAGGAACAACAGTAGGACAGGTATGCTTCAAAGGCCAAAGTCCCAAGAGGTAAAGGGCTCTGAGAGTGACCAAACAGAAAGTCTAGCATGCATGGTCTCTCCACATAGTATGTATTCAACCAGCATTATACCAAATGCAACCCTATCATCCTCTTCAGAGGTTATTGTGATTCACACCACACAGAGTGCGGGCGCGATGGATAGTAAAATCACCAACCCTTCTTCATATACAAAACCTAGAGACAATCTTGTTGTCAACAGCATGGTAGGCACAAAAGATCAACAGCATTCCTCTAGTGGGACCTGGAGCGAGACCAGTTCAACACATCACTCGCGTTCCTCAGACACTGCTGTTTCATCGAATGCTGCAATGGTGCTCAGTCTTGCAGATTCAGGAGTTTCTCTCAGCGGTGCAGGAGCTGTGGGAAATGCCCCTCAAAGTATGACCTACAGCAGTAGGAATAATCTCAGTTTTCCAGCCCACTCTCAGGACAGTGACAGTAGGAGTGAATCAAATTACTCTGTTGACAAAACACAGAGCCAGGTCCAGAACAGCACAGAGCACTGTGGTTTGAAGCGCTCTGGAAAGGAAGAGGTGTTGTTACACAAACTAAACTGTGCCACTCCAGGCTGCTCCACGCCTGTGAGCAACTTGAGTaccagcagccttgaaagagTCTCTGCCAAAGAAGACTCAAGCTCTTTATATTCTGTGGACCATGATGGCTATTACACTTCCATGCACATGGACTCAGGACTCAAGTCTGGCAAAACTTGCAATAGCAATAACGGCTTTGGAAATCCCAGGCACAGTGTCATTAATGTGTTTGATGGCACTGAGAAGAAATCTCTGGGAGACTTGTCGAATTACAGCGACAAATCCCTCTCACGAAGCATATCCTTTAAAAAGGCAAAGAAACCGCCTCTGCCGCCATCCCGAACAGACTCTCTTAGAAGGATCCCCAAGAAGAAAACTCAGTCCAATGGGCAGGTATTGGATGACATGTTGATTGCTAGCCTCCAACACTCCCTACAGTTGAACCTCAAGTGCAAAAATGGCAGCTCACCATCTCAAAGCCCCTGCAGTGATTATGATGACCCTTGGGTGCTACGCTCTCGTAGTCAGAGCTCGGTGAGCGCCAGTAGCAGCATGATGTCTGGAACAGGCCTGAACATGTACTCCATCTGTACTGTCACATCCTCCCAGAGCGAGACGAGCAGCATCAGGTCAGAGTATGCTGACCAGTGGGGCTACTACAGCGATTGTCCTGGGATGCCGGAGGATCAGCTGAAATCCCCAGTAGTTCATTCGGCTAATGCTGGACCCAGGCTAAATGATTATAACGTCAGTCGCCTTAACGATGGGTCAAGGGCTTCTACACCACAGGTGCCCAGCGGGTTGGCCAAACCAAAGACCACTTCTCCAGAAAAGCCACATAGGGTTACATCACCATCTAGTGGGTATTCTAGCCAATCCAACACACCCACAGCAGTTACACCAGTGCCTGTCATTCTGAAATCTATGTCAACAGGAAACGGGAAACCCAAGATGAAACCTAAAGTGCCTGAAAGAAAGTCATCCCTTCTGTCTTCAGTTTCAGTGTCTTCCTCCTCCACATCCCTTTCTTCTAATACATCTGCTGAAGGGAGTGGGAGTGTGAAGAAATCTGACTCTGGCCCAAGCTTCCCTCTGGTTTCGTCTCCAGACTCTTCTGAGTAccttcttccaccaccaccacctccatcaTCAGATGTTATGGATCTGCCGCCTCCTCCTGGATCTCCCAACTTCCCACCGCCTCCACCAGAAGCGGTTATAAACATATCGTTTTCTCAAAGTATCCCATGGTTTAATTACCTACCGCAAGACCCTTCGTTGGATCATTTCTCTCCCTCGTCGCCGCCTGTTCCATCTcctccccttccacctcctgtccCTTCTTCAGTTCCTCCACCAGCACCCCCCTTGGACCCTAAACTCACAAAaggtgcatacaaaaatgcaccaTGTTCTTTCAAGAAATATAATAAGGAAGGTTCTTCTCACAGTACAATAAAGAGAGCATCCTTGAAAAAGGAGGATCCCGCCAGGCCTTCAATGCCTCTAGTAACCACCCAAGCACTGCAAATGGTACAGCTGAGGTCTGTGAAGAAAACTGTGGTGTCAGAGGTTGAACAGCCAGTTGAATCTGCTTCTGACATAAATTCTCAGGAAAAATCAACTGATGTGCTTTCAGGACAGCTGCCTATAAAACCAGGTGTATCAGTAGGACACTGCGACAGCCTGGAAGAAGGTGAAGTGAAACCCCATGGTGCTTTTGACAATACCTTTGTTTACAGTCCCAATCAGAGATCTTACCCAGGACTCTGTGGTAACTATGAACTTTCAAGTGGTACAATGCCTGGAAATGCAGGCAATCTAGCTAATTCCTTTGCCAGTGATTTGCCACCAGCCAGTGTTGAAGAAGCAGCACAGGGTTTTTGCTCTGATCTTGCAAGCTCATCTCTTGAGGGACAGCCAGGATGTCTCCACAAGCCTCAGGGTGTATCGCCAAACAAGAAGCCGCCACCTGTTTCAAAGAAACCCAAACTGTTCCTGATTGTGCCACCCCCACAACCCGATGTTACAGCAGAAAAAATAGCTGGAGTGGGTGAAACAGTCAGAATCGCTCCAGGGGATGCTGCCATTGCACAGTACAGCCAGGCTGAGGATTATCCTACAGATGGACTCTGCTCCTATGAAATGGACTCTGGCAGCCTGGTTCCAGAAGGAGGAGCTGCAGGTTCCACCTCCTGTGAGACACTGGAAGTCAGCGTTTCTGCGCTGCAGCccaagcaggaggagcagccttGCTTGTGCGAACGAAGCAGTTCCAACAGAATTGGAGACAGTGTCTCTAGAGGAGACGGGCATGCATCTCAAGGGGATGAAAGTG CTGAGGGGTTTGAATCAGATGCAGCAAACAGCTTTTTACTGCAAAGCCCTAGTTATGGAGAAGACAGTGAGGTGGTGGCAGTGCCAACCAGACCAAGGACTACTGAGGATCTTTTTGCAGCCATTCACAG ATCCAAAAGGAAAGTCCTTGGCCGCAAAGACTCTGAGGATGATCATACTCGAAATCATTCGCCATCACCCCCGGTTACACCCACTGGTGCTTCTCCAAATCTGGCTTCCCTTAAACAGGCAGGATCAATTCAAAGAAATATTCGCAAAAGTAGCACCAGCAATGACAACTTCAAGGCACTACTGCTTAAAAAAGGGAGCCGTTCAGATACCAGTTCTCGCATGTCAGCAGCAGAGATGCTAAAAAACACAGACCCAAGGTTTCAAAGAGCCAAGGCAGATTCTTCCTGGGAGCCCACTGACAGTAGCACAAGTTGTTCTCCTACCAAGAGCAGACGGGCCCAGGAAGAATGGGCCAAGAGCGAAGGCCTGATGCCAAGAAGTCTGTCCTTTTCCAGCGCCAGGTACGGCAGGTCTCGAACCCCACCATCTGCTGCAAGTAGCAAATACAATGTTCGAAACAGGATCCAGAGTAGCCCTATGACTGTTATCAGCGAGGGAGATGTGGAACCATTTGAACCTGCAGAAAGCAGAACTTGTAGGTCTTTAGATGAGGAACAATTTGATGTGTTTGACAGTGATGAAATGGACATTAATGAAGATGTGGGCTCCAGTGAGAACAGTACAACTCGCCCAGACTTGATAACTGGTTGA
- the NHSL1 gene encoding NHS-like protein 1 isoform X8 produces the protein MVVFINTKLKSLIKFFKKKTVSNLDEESRWTVHYTAPWHQQENVFLPTSRPPCVEDLHRQAKLNLKSVLRECDKLRRDGYRSSQYYSQGPTFSSSSSAICGSHHDDYEEIEQKCSTPSPEEEKLISIKRPKTPVSNEFSDINTQTNWTKSLPLPTPEEKMRQQAQAVQTDVIPINVTGENFDRQASIRRSLIYTDTVVRRPKKVKRRKTITGVPDNIQRELVGTGKNDFRGHSLCVPDHYSTLGRLDSYHSSMQQSDTKDSGCQTEEVKVVPPSVRRIRAQKGQGIAAQMSQLSSSSGNMSVMSDSAGVVFASRLNDDLGFHSLPRSGARVSLQFLERRHSLSKSTEGGALSHQISKLQVDDSIDHMRNNSRTGMLQRPKSQEVKGSESDQTESLACMVSPHSMYSTSIIPNATLSSSSEVIVIHTTQSAGAMDSKITNPSSYTKPRDNLVVNSMVGTKDQQHSSSGTWSETSSTHHSRSSDTAVSSNAAMVLSLADSGVSLSGAGAVGNAPQSMTYSSRNNLSFPAHSQDSDSRSESNYSVDKTQSQVQNSTEHCGLKRSGKEEVLLHKLNCATPGCSTPVSNLSTSSLERVSAKEDSSSLYSVDHDGYYTSMHMDSGLKSGKTCNSNNGFGNPRHSVINVFDGTEKKSLGDLSNYSDKSLSRSISFKKAKKPPLPPSRTDSLRRIPKKKTQSNGQVLDDMLIASLQHSLQLNLKCKNGSSPSQSPCSDYDDPWVLRSRSQSSVSASSSMMSGTGLNMYSICTVTSSQSETSSIRSEYADQWGYYSDCPGMPEDQLKSPVVHSANAGPRLNDYNVSRLNDGSRASTPQVPSGLAKPKTTSPEKPHRVTSPSSGYSSQSNTPTAVTPVPVILKSMSTGNGKPKMKPKVPERKSSLLSSVSVSSSSTSLSSNTSAEGSGSVKKSDSGPSFPLVSSPDSSEYLLPPPPPPSSDVMDLPPPPGSPNFPPPPPEAVINISFSQSIPWFNYLPQDPSLDHFSPSSPPVPSPPLPPPVPSSVPPPAPPLDPKLTKGAYKNAPCSFKKYNKEGSSHSTIKRASLKKEDPARPSMPLVTTQALQMVQLRSVKKTVVSEVEQPVESASDINSQEKSTDVLSGQLPIKPGVSVGHCDSLEEGEVKPHGAFDNTFVYSPNQRSYPGLCGNYELSSGTMPGNAGNLANSFASDLPPASVEEAAQGFCSDLASSSLEGQPGCLHKPQGVSPNKKPPPVSKKPKLFLIVPPPQPDVTAEKIAGVGETVRIAPGDAAIAQYSQAEDYPTDGLCSYEMDSGSLVPEGGAAGSTSCETLEVSVSALQPKQEEQPCLCERSSSNRIGDSVSRGDGHASQGDESAEGFESDAANSFLLQSPSYGEDSEVVAVPTRPRTTEDLFAAIHRSKRKVLGRKDSEDDHTRNHSPSPPVTPTGASPNLASLKQAGSIQRNIRKSSTSNDNFKALLLKKGSRSDTSSRMSAAEMLKNTDPRFQRAKADSSWEPTDSSTSCSPTKSRRAQEEWAKSEGLMPRSLSFSSARYGRSRTPPSAASSKYNVRNRIQSSPMTVISEGDVEPFEPAESRTCRSLDEEQFDVFDSDEMDINEDVGSSENSTTRPDLITG, from the exons TGTTCGACCCCTTCTCCTGAGGAGGAGAAGCTTATTAGCATCAAGAGACCCAAAACACCAGTTTCAAATGAATTCTCTGATATCAACACTCAAACAAATTGGACCAAATCACTTCCATTGCCAACACCGGAGGAGAAAATGCGACAGCAGGCTCAAGCAGTCCAAACTGATGTTATACCTATTAACGTAACTG gggagaattttgaccGCCAAGCCAGCATACGGAGGTCTCTAATTTACACAGATACTGTGGTAAGGCGGCCGAAGAAAGTGAAAAGGAGAAAGACTATTACAGGAGTCCCTGACAACATCCAAAGAGAGCTAG TTGGCACTGGTAAAAACGACTTCCGTGGCCATTCATTATGTGTCCCTGACCACTATTCCACACTAGGAAGGCTTGATAGCTATCACTCTTCCATGCAGCAGTCTGACACCAAGGACTCCGGCTGTCAGACGGAGGAAGTCAAAGTGGTGCCACCTTCAGTGAGGCGAATACGTGCCCAGAAAGGTCAAGGAATTGCAGCCCAGATGTCACAGTTGTCCAGTTCTTCTGGAAACATGTCTGTGATGAGTGATTCCGCTGGGGTTGTGTTTGCCTCCCGCCTAAACGATGACCTGGGTTTTCATAGTCTACCTCGGTCTGGGGCAAGGGTGTCCCTACAGTTCCTGGAACGTAGACATAGCCTGTCCAAGTCAACAGAAGGTGGAGCACTGTCACACCAGATAAGCAAACTGCAAGTGGATGATAGCATAGACCACATGAGGAACAACAGTAGGACAGGTATGCTTCAAAGGCCAAAGTCCCAAGAGGTAAAGGGCTCTGAGAGTGACCAAACAGAAAGTCTAGCATGCATGGTCTCTCCACATAGTATGTATTCAACCAGCATTATACCAAATGCAACCCTATCATCCTCTTCAGAGGTTATTGTGATTCACACCACACAGAGTGCGGGCGCGATGGATAGTAAAATCACCAACCCTTCTTCATATACAAAACCTAGAGACAATCTTGTTGTCAACAGCATGGTAGGCACAAAAGATCAACAGCATTCCTCTAGTGGGACCTGGAGCGAGACCAGTTCAACACATCACTCGCGTTCCTCAGACACTGCTGTTTCATCGAATGCTGCAATGGTGCTCAGTCTTGCAGATTCAGGAGTTTCTCTCAGCGGTGCAGGAGCTGTGGGAAATGCCCCTCAAAGTATGACCTACAGCAGTAGGAATAATCTCAGTTTTCCAGCCCACTCTCAGGACAGTGACAGTAGGAGTGAATCAAATTACTCTGTTGACAAAACACAGAGCCAGGTCCAGAACAGCACAGAGCACTGTGGTTTGAAGCGCTCTGGAAAGGAAGAGGTGTTGTTACACAAACTAAACTGTGCCACTCCAGGCTGCTCCACGCCTGTGAGCAACTTGAGTaccagcagccttgaaagagTCTCTGCCAAAGAAGACTCAAGCTCTTTATATTCTGTGGACCATGATGGCTATTACACTTCCATGCACATGGACTCAGGACTCAAGTCTGGCAAAACTTGCAATAGCAATAACGGCTTTGGAAATCCCAGGCACAGTGTCATTAATGTGTTTGATGGCACTGAGAAGAAATCTCTGGGAGACTTGTCGAATTACAGCGACAAATCCCTCTCACGAAGCATATCCTTTAAAAAGGCAAAGAAACCGCCTCTGCCGCCATCCCGAACAGACTCTCTTAGAAGGATCCCCAAGAAGAAAACTCAGTCCAATGGGCAGGTATTGGATGACATGTTGATTGCTAGCCTCCAACACTCCCTACAGTTGAACCTCAAGTGCAAAAATGGCAGCTCACCATCTCAAAGCCCCTGCAGTGATTATGATGACCCTTGGGTGCTACGCTCTCGTAGTCAGAGCTCGGTGAGCGCCAGTAGCAGCATGATGTCTGGAACAGGCCTGAACATGTACTCCATCTGTACTGTCACATCCTCCCAGAGCGAGACGAGCAGCATCAGGTCAGAGTATGCTGACCAGTGGGGCTACTACAGCGATTGTCCTGGGATGCCGGAGGATCAGCTGAAATCCCCAGTAGTTCATTCGGCTAATGCTGGACCCAGGCTAAATGATTATAACGTCAGTCGCCTTAACGATGGGTCAAGGGCTTCTACACCACAGGTGCCCAGCGGGTTGGCCAAACCAAAGACCACTTCTCCAGAAAAGCCACATAGGGTTACATCACCATCTAGTGGGTATTCTAGCCAATCCAACACACCCACAGCAGTTACACCAGTGCCTGTCATTCTGAAATCTATGTCAACAGGAAACGGGAAACCCAAGATGAAACCTAAAGTGCCTGAAAGAAAGTCATCCCTTCTGTCTTCAGTTTCAGTGTCTTCCTCCTCCACATCCCTTTCTTCTAATACATCTGCTGAAGGGAGTGGGAGTGTGAAGAAATCTGACTCTGGCCCAAGCTTCCCTCTGGTTTCGTCTCCAGACTCTTCTGAGTAccttcttccaccaccaccacctccatcaTCAGATGTTATGGATCTGCCGCCTCCTCCTGGATCTCCCAACTTCCCACCGCCTCCACCAGAAGCGGTTATAAACATATCGTTTTCTCAAAGTATCCCATGGTTTAATTACCTACCGCAAGACCCTTCGTTGGATCATTTCTCTCCCTCGTCGCCGCCTGTTCCATCTcctccccttccacctcctgtccCTTCTTCAGTTCCTCCACCAGCACCCCCCTTGGACCCTAAACTCACAAAaggtgcatacaaaaatgcaccaTGTTCTTTCAAGAAATATAATAAGGAAGGTTCTTCTCACAGTACAATAAAGAGAGCATCCTTGAAAAAGGAGGATCCCGCCAGGCCTTCAATGCCTCTAGTAACCACCCAAGCACTGCAAATGGTACAGCTGAGGTCTGTGAAGAAAACTGTGGTGTCAGAGGTTGAACAGCCAGTTGAATCTGCTTCTGACATAAATTCTCAGGAAAAATCAACTGATGTGCTTTCAGGACAGCTGCCTATAAAACCAGGTGTATCAGTAGGACACTGCGACAGCCTGGAAGAAGGTGAAGTGAAACCCCATGGTGCTTTTGACAATACCTTTGTTTACAGTCCCAATCAGAGATCTTACCCAGGACTCTGTGGTAACTATGAACTTTCAAGTGGTACAATGCCTGGAAATGCAGGCAATCTAGCTAATTCCTTTGCCAGTGATTTGCCACCAGCCAGTGTTGAAGAAGCAGCACAGGGTTTTTGCTCTGATCTTGCAAGCTCATCTCTTGAGGGACAGCCAGGATGTCTCCACAAGCCTCAGGGTGTATCGCCAAACAAGAAGCCGCCACCTGTTTCAAAGAAACCCAAACTGTTCCTGATTGTGCCACCCCCACAACCCGATGTTACAGCAGAAAAAATAGCTGGAGTGGGTGAAACAGTCAGAATCGCTCCAGGGGATGCTGCCATTGCACAGTACAGCCAGGCTGAGGATTATCCTACAGATGGACTCTGCTCCTATGAAATGGACTCTGGCAGCCTGGTTCCAGAAGGAGGAGCTGCAGGTTCCACCTCCTGTGAGACACTGGAAGTCAGCGTTTCTGCGCTGCAGCccaagcaggaggagcagccttGCTTGTGCGAACGAAGCAGTTCCAACAGAATTGGAGACAGTGTCTCTAGAGGAGACGGGCATGCATCTCAAGGGGATGAAAGTG CTGAGGGGTTTGAATCAGATGCAGCAAACAGCTTTTTACTGCAAAGCCCTAGTTATGGAGAAGACAGTGAGGTGGTGGCAGTGCCAACCAGACCAAGGACTACTGAGGATCTTTTTGCAGCCATTCACAG ATCCAAAAGGAAAGTCCTTGGCCGCAAAGACTCTGAGGATGATCATACTCGAAATCATTCGCCATCACCCCCGGTTACACCCACTGGTGCTTCTCCAAATCTGGCTTCCCTTAAACAGGCAGGATCAATTCAAAGAAATATTCGCAAAAGTAGCACCAGCAATGACAACTTCAAGGCACTACTGCTTAAAAAAGGGAGCCGTTCAGATACCAGTTCTCGCATGTCAGCAGCAGAGATGCTAAAAAACACAGACCCAAGGTTTCAAAGAGCCAAGGCAGATTCTTCCTGGGAGCCCACTGACAGTAGCACAAGTTGTTCTCCTACCAAGAGCAGACGGGCCCAGGAAGAATGGGCCAAGAGCGAAGGCCTGATGCCAAGAAGTCTGTCCTTTTCCAGCGCCAGGTACGGCAGGTCTCGAACCCCACCATCTGCTGCAAGTAGCAAATACAATGTTCGAAACAGGATCCAGAGTAGCCCTATGACTGTTATCAGCGAGGGAGATGTGGAACCATTTGAACCTGCAGAAAGCAGAACTTGTAGGTCTTTAGATGAGGAACAATTTGATGTGTTTGACAGTGATGAAATGGACATTAATGAAGATGTGGGCTCCAGTGAGAACAGTACAACTCGCCCAGACTTGATAACTGGTTGA